In Ostrinia nubilalis chromosome 10, ilOstNubi1.1, whole genome shotgun sequence, a single genomic region encodes these proteins:
- the LOC135075474 gene encoding protein real-time — protein MVQAYDFYMAHWLNQFTLDSEYIKRYLGELTPVQESRLLQLRKWIADLQKGKVPSDTTLLRFLRARDFNVEKAREMLSQSLLWRKKHQVDRILSEYETPDVVKQYFPGGWHHHDKDGRPLYILRLGQMDVKGLLKSIGEDGLLKLTLHVCEEGLKLLEEATRSSEHAVQSWCMLVDLDGLNMRHLWRPGVRALLRIIQVVEANYPETMGRVLIVRAPRVFPILWTIVSTFIVRIIQVVEANYSETMGRVLISWCMLVDLDGLNMRHLWRLGVRALLRIIQVVEANYPETMGRVLISWCMLVDLDGLNGLAASMAARRACDPTFIQVVETNYPETMGRVLIPVPLLLIIQVVEANYPETMGRVLIVRASRVFPILWTIVSTFIGVRALLRIIQVVEANYPETMGRVLIVRAPRVFPILWTIVSTFIVRIIQVVEANYPETMGRVLISWCMLVDLDGLNMRHLWRPGVCGLLCIIQVVEANHPETMGRVLIVRAPRVFPILWTIVSTFIDENTRSKFLFYGGKDYLQPGGLTDYIPKDLIPDFLGGPCKSFVHEGGLVPKSLYVAGAFTERDGDPLSEDSVYRCVSLGKGQVHEVIVANRDPQSVLTWDFDVLRHDISFTVFRTAHDLPPDDDSTGGAAEECRSLVERRGWREGGTSVGTGL, from the exons ACCAGTTTACCCTGGACAGCGAGTACATCAAGCGGTACCTGGGCGAGCTGACGCCGGTGCAGGAGTCGCGCCTGCTGCAGCTTAGGAAGTGGATCGCGGACTTGCAGAAAGGGAAG GTGCCAAGCGACACGACGCTACTCCGTTTCCTACGCGCGCGAGACTTCAACGTGGAGAAGGCGCGCGAGATGCTTTCTCAGTCACTCCTCTGGCGCAAGAAGCACCAGGTGGACCGCATCCTCTCGGAGTACGAGACCCCAGACGTCGTGAAGCAGTACTTCCCTGGAGGCTGGCATCATCACGACAAAG ACGGACGTCCGCTGTACATTCTCAGACTTGGCCAGATGGACGTGAAAGGACTGTTGAAATCCATCGGGGAAGACGGCCTCTTAAAGTTG ACTCTTCACGTATGCGAAGAGGGTTTAAAACTGCTGGAAGAGGCGACGCGCTCATCCGAGCACGCCGTCCAGTCGTGGTGCATGCTGGTAGACCTGGATGGCCTGAACATGCGGCATCTTTGGCGGCCAGGCGTACGGGCGCTTTTGCGTATCATCCAGGTCGTGGAGGCCAATTACCCGGAGACCATGGGACGGGTGCTCATTGTACGAGCGCCGAGAGTCTTCCCTATATTGTGGACGATTGTCAGCACCTTCATAG TCCGTATCATCCAGGTCGTGGAGGCCAACTACTCAGAGACCATGGGACGGGTGCTCATT TCGTGGTGCATGCTGGTAGACCTGGATGGCCTGAACATGCGGCATCTATGGCGACTTGGAGTGCGTGCGCTGCTACGTATTATCCAGGTCGTGGAGGCCAATTATCCGGAGACCATGGGACGGGTGCTCATT TCGTGGTGCATGCTGGTAGACCTGGATGGCCTGAACGGGCTGGCGGCATCTATGGCGGCCAGGCGTGCGTGCGATCCTACGTTTATCCAGGTCGTGGAGACCAACTACCCGGAGACCATGGGACGCGTGCTCATT CCCGTGCCTCTGCTACTCATCATCCAGGTCGTGGAGGCTAACTACCCGGAGACTATGGGACGTGTGCTCATTGTACGAGCGTCGAGAGTCTTCCCTATACTGTGGACCATTGTCAGCACCTTCATAG GAGTGCGTGCGCTGCTACGTATTATCCAGGTCGTGGAGGCCAATTATCCGGAGACCATGGGACGGGTGCTCATTGTACGAGCGCCGAGAGTCTTCCCTATACTGTGGACCATTGTCAGCACCTTCATAG TCCGTATCATCCAGGTCGTGGAGGCCAACTACCCGGAGACCATGGGACGCGTGCTCATT TCGTGGTGCATGCTGGTAGACCTGGATGGCTTGAACATGCGGCATCTATGGCGGCCTGGGGTGTGCGGTCTTTTGTGTATTATCCAGGTCGTGGAGGCCAATCACCCGGAGACCATGGGACGGGTGCTCATTGTACGAGCGCCGAGAGTCTTCCCTATACTGTGGACCATTGTCAGCACCTTCATAG aTGAGAACACCCGCAGCAAGTTCCTGTTCTACGGCGGCAAAGACTACCTCCAGCCGGGAGGGCTGACCGACTACATCCCTAAGGATCTCATCCCAGACTTCTTGGGGGGACCATGCAAG AGCTTCGTGCACGAGGGTGGACTGGTTCCCAAGAGCCTGTATGTGGCGGGTGCCTTCACCGAGCGCGATGGAGACCCGCTGAGTGAAGACAGCGTCTACAGATGCGTTAGCCTGGGCAAGGGACAG GTGCACGAGGTGATCGTGGCCAACCGCGACCCGCAGAGCGTGCTGACGTGGGACTTCGACGTGCTGCGGCACGACATCTCCTTCACGGTGTTCCGCACGGCGCACGACCTGCCGCCCGACGATGACAGCACAG GCGGCGCGGCCGAGGAGTGCCGCTCGCTGGTGGAGCGGCGCGGCTGGCGCGAGGGCGGCACTAGTGTCGGCACTGGGCTGTAG